The Microbacterium sp. SORGH_AS_0862 genome has a segment encoding these proteins:
- a CDS encoding low molecular weight protein-tyrosine-phosphatase has product MPASSPFRVVFVCTGNICRSPMAEIVFRWFAESVGLGDRVISTSAGTGDWHVGEPADPRTVEALERHGYDGRHHRARQFDFSDYERNDLVIALDRSHERNLRAWARSENDSDKVVLLRAFDPQTDDNLDVPDPYYAGPEAFDEVLAMIESACRALFRQLEPAIRSAG; this is encoded by the coding sequence ATGCCCGCGTCCTCGCCGTTCCGCGTGGTCTTCGTGTGCACCGGGAACATCTGCCGATCCCCGATGGCCGAGATCGTCTTCCGCTGGTTCGCGGAGTCAGTGGGGCTCGGCGACCGCGTGATCTCCACGAGCGCCGGCACCGGCGACTGGCACGTCGGCGAGCCGGCCGATCCGCGCACGGTCGAGGCCCTCGAGCGCCACGGGTACGACGGCCGACATCACCGCGCCCGCCAGTTCGACTTCTCGGACTATGAGCGCAACGACCTGGTCATCGCCCTCGACCGATCGCACGAACGCAACCTGCGCGCGTGGGCGCGGTCGGAGAACGATTCCGACAAGGTCGTGCTGCTGCGCGCGTTCGACCCGCAGACCGACGACAACCTGGATGTCCCCGACCCGTACTACGCCGGCCCCGAGGCGTTCGACGAGGTGCTCGCTATGATCGAGAGCGCGTGCCGGGCGCTCTTCCGGCAACTCGAACCCGCCATCCGCTCCGCGGGATGA
- the purB gene encoding adenylosuccinate lyase produces the protein MTRAAHRPRRSTVSNFPAQPLSPLDGRYQAAVSALGGFLSEAGLNRARVEVEVEWLITLTDRGLFGQSPLSDTEKESLRALYRDFGQAEIDWLAEREAVTRHDVKAVEYLVRDRLSSLGLDRIAELTHFALTSEDVNSTSYALTVQRAVTQVWLPKLRQVIERLRAISVELADAAMLARTHGQPATPTTMGKEIAVFAWRLERVLAQLESSEYLAKFSGATGTWSAHLAADPDADWVEISRGFVEGLGLGFNELTTQIESHDWQVELYDRARHAGGILHNLATDVWTYISLGYFAQIPVAGATGSSTMPHKINPIRFENAEANLEIAGGLFHTLAATLVTSRLQRDLTDSTTQRNIGVAFGHSLLALDNLLRGLGEISLSREILLADLDTNWEVLAEAIQTVIRAEVVAGRSHITDPYALLKELTRGHRVGGADLAEFVRGLDIGDAAKERLLALTPATYTGLAASLVTGA, from the coding sequence ATGACCCGCGCGGCCCACCGCCCTCGACGGAGTACCGTGTCGAACTTCCCCGCCCAGCCGCTCAGCCCCCTCGACGGTCGTTACCAGGCCGCCGTCTCCGCCCTCGGCGGCTTCCTTTCGGAAGCAGGACTCAACCGCGCCCGCGTCGAGGTCGAGGTCGAGTGGCTCATCACCCTCACCGACCGGGGCCTGTTCGGACAGTCGCCGCTCTCGGACACCGAGAAGGAATCCCTCCGCGCGCTGTACCGCGACTTCGGTCAGGCGGAGATCGACTGGCTCGCCGAACGCGAGGCCGTCACGCGTCACGACGTGAAGGCCGTCGAGTACCTCGTACGCGATCGCCTGTCCTCCCTCGGACTCGACCGCATCGCCGAGCTCACGCACTTCGCCCTCACGAGCGAGGACGTCAATTCGACCTCGTACGCGCTCACGGTCCAGCGCGCCGTGACGCAGGTGTGGCTGCCGAAGCTGCGGCAGGTCATCGAGCGCCTGCGGGCGATCTCTGTCGAGCTGGCGGATGCGGCGATGCTCGCCCGCACCCACGGTCAGCCCGCGACCCCCACCACGATGGGCAAGGAGATCGCCGTCTTCGCGTGGCGCCTGGAGCGGGTGCTCGCACAGCTGGAGTCCTCGGAGTACCTGGCGAAGTTCTCCGGCGCCACCGGAACCTGGTCGGCCCACCTCGCGGCCGATCCGGATGCGGACTGGGTCGAGATCTCGCGCGGGTTCGTCGAGGGACTGGGGCTCGGGTTTAACGAGCTCACCACCCAGATCGAGTCACACGACTGGCAGGTCGAGCTCTACGACCGCGCGCGGCACGCCGGCGGCATCCTGCACAACCTCGCGACGGATGTGTGGACGTACATCTCCCTCGGCTATTTCGCCCAGATCCCGGTGGCGGGCGCGACCGGTTCGTCGACCATGCCGCACAAGATCAACCCCATCCGCTTCGAGAATGCGGAGGCGAACCTCGAGATCGCGGGAGGGTTGTTCCACACCCTGGCCGCGACCCTGGTCACGAGCCGCCTGCAGCGCGATCTCACCGACTCCACCACGCAGCGCAACATCGGCGTCGCGTTCGGTCATTCGCTGCTCGCGCTCGACAACCTGCTGCGCGGGCTCGGCGAGATCTCGCTCTCGCGCGAGATTCTGCTGGCCGACCTCGACACCAACTGGGAGGTGCTCGCCGAGGCCATCCAGACCGTCATCCGCGCCGAGGTCGTCGCGGGTCGCTCGCACATCACCGACCCGTACGCGCTGCTGAAGGAGCTCACCCGCGGTCATCGCGTCGGGGGTGCCGATCTCGCCGAGTTCGTGCGCGGCCTCGACATCGGGGACGCGGCGAAGGAGCGCCTGCTCGCGCTGACCCCGGCCACCTACACGGGCCTCGCCGCCTCTCTCGTCACCGGCGCCTGA
- a CDS encoding amino acid transporter, translating into MTDKPTRRDLMKPAQLIGLALAAALFAGIVTLVSMGFFQNRVAGQSGHALMVGGIVAGITFIATLVIIALLMLAVDPAQVNRTVDRAVLLPKEESEDASGDSPASDSADGDTPPRA; encoded by the coding sequence ATGACAGACAAGCCCACCCGTCGCGACCTCATGAAGCCCGCTCAGCTGATCGGGCTCGCTCTCGCGGCCGCTCTCTTCGCCGGCATCGTGACACTCGTCTCGATGGGCTTCTTCCAGAACCGGGTCGCCGGACAGTCGGGCCACGCCCTCATGGTCGGCGGCATCGTCGCCGGCATCACCTTCATCGCGACGCTCGTGATCATCGCGCTGCTCATGCTCGCGGTCGACCCGGCGCAGGTGAACCGCACGGTCGATCGTGCGGTGCTGCTGCCCAAGGAGGAGTCCGAGGACGCATCCGGCGACAGCCCCGCATCCGACTCCGCCGACGGCGACACCCCGCCCCGCGCCTAG
- a CDS encoding acyl-CoA synthetase — MTSSSSARAFEPRHLQLVRALFAAVAAVMITFSPDHSAAVGLSVFSGFAMASAIVWLLSAWLVYGPGQRRLPVVLGALTLIAGGVSGIPTLRTTLAFFVIVISWALVTGLIEGIAGLRGLRAAERGSVARSEARDALTVGIVGVLLALGTLAVQPAYALQYSIEEAGSFTLTGITIAVGLFGGYAAIIAVYLGIAGFSPRRESAPAPEEAA; from the coding sequence ATGACCAGCAGTTCTTCCGCGCGCGCCTTCGAGCCGCGCCACCTCCAACTGGTTCGAGCCCTCTTCGCGGCCGTCGCGGCCGTCATGATCACGTTCTCGCCGGATCACTCCGCCGCGGTGGGACTGTCCGTCTTCAGCGGTTTCGCGATGGCGTCGGCGATCGTGTGGCTGCTCTCGGCGTGGCTCGTGTACGGCCCCGGTCAGCGCCGGCTGCCCGTCGTGCTGGGTGCTCTCACCCTCATCGCTGGCGGTGTCTCCGGCATCCCCACCCTGCGCACGACGCTGGCCTTCTTCGTGATCGTCATCTCGTGGGCGCTCGTGACCGGCCTCATCGAGGGCATCGCGGGCCTGCGGGGCCTGCGCGCCGCAGAGCGCGGCAGCGTCGCCCGTTCCGAGGCACGCGACGCGTTGACGGTCGGCATCGTCGGCGTGCTGCTCGCGCTCGGCACCCTCGCCGTCCAGCCCGCCTATGCATTGCAGTACAGCATCGAAGAGGCCGGCTCCTTCACGCTCACCGGCATCACGATCGCCGTCGGACTCTTCGGCGGCTATGCGGCGATCATCGCGGTCTACCTGGGGATCGCGGGCTTCTCCCCGCGCCGCGAGTCCGCCCCCGCGCCCGAGGAGGCGGCATGA
- a CDS encoding shikimate 5-dehydrogenase encodes MPILNKDMTLCISLAGRPSNIGTRFHNYLYDELGLNFVYKAFTTDDIAGAITGVRALGIRGCSVSMPFKEAVIPLLDEIEPSAAAIDSVNTIVNDGGRLSGSNTDYEAVAQLLAEHAVDPAASVLVRGSGGMAKAVVAAFHGAGFRDLTVVARNAEAGQALAGRYGFQAVTEDPAPGHAVIVNVTPLGMNGADADALAFSTAHIEAAERVFDVVAFPSETPLIRAARERGVAVITGAEVIALQAARQFARYTGVTPTPEQVARASEFSRA; translated from the coding sequence GTGCCGATTCTCAACAAGGACATGACCCTGTGCATCTCGCTGGCCGGGCGACCCTCGAACATCGGGACGCGCTTCCACAACTACCTCTACGACGAGCTAGGTCTGAACTTCGTCTACAAGGCGTTCACGACCGATGACATCGCGGGGGCGATCACGGGAGTTCGCGCCCTGGGGATCCGCGGCTGCTCCGTGTCGATGCCCTTCAAGGAAGCCGTGATCCCGCTGCTCGACGAGATCGAGCCGTCCGCGGCCGCGATCGACTCCGTGAACACGATCGTCAACGACGGCGGCCGGCTGTCGGGCTCGAACACCGACTACGAGGCCGTGGCGCAGCTGCTCGCCGAGCACGCCGTCGACCCGGCCGCATCCGTGCTCGTGCGGGGGTCGGGCGGGATGGCGAAGGCCGTCGTCGCGGCGTTCCACGGTGCGGGCTTCCGCGATCTCACCGTCGTCGCCCGCAACGCCGAGGCGGGCCAGGCTCTCGCGGGGCGCTACGGGTTCCAGGCCGTCACGGAGGATCCGGCGCCCGGGCACGCGGTCATCGTGAACGTGACGCCGCTCGGCATGAACGGGGCGGATGCGGACGCGCTCGCCTTCAGCACGGCGCACATCGAAGCGGCGGAGCGCGTGTTCGACGTGGTCGCCTTTCCGTCCGAGACCCCCCTCATCCGCGCCGCGCGCGAACGGGGCGTCGCCGTCATCACGGGCGCCGAGGTCATCGCGCTCCAAGCAGCTCGGCAGTTCGCGCGCTATACGGGCGTGACGCCCACACCCGAGCAGGTGGCGCGCGCCTCGGAGTTCTCCCGCGCCTGA
- a CDS encoding DMT family transporter, with product MTRSAASGLLWGALGVLAFSFTVIFTRIAVASLSPLFVGAGRAVVAAALAAIALAATRSRLPRGSQWMRLAVVAGGVVAGFPLLTSYALTVAPASHGAVVIALLPAATAVAAVLRAGERPGRTFWVLTAAGAVAATVFAVIGGGWGGFHWSDLLLLGAVAAAAIGYAEGALLARELGSWQTISWALVVAAPVMAALTAVSAVAEPPTATPGQWAAFGYLAVVSMFLGFFAWYRGLAIGPITRVSQLQLVQPVLSIVWAALILGEPLTWATVLGGAAVILCAAGAVRSRAR from the coding sequence ATGACGCGATCTGCCGCATCCGGACTGCTCTGGGGCGCGCTCGGCGTGCTGGCGTTCTCGTTCACGGTGATCTTCACGCGGATCGCCGTCGCCTCGCTGTCGCCTCTGTTCGTGGGTGCGGGGCGCGCGGTGGTCGCCGCGGCCCTCGCCGCCATCGCCCTGGCCGCGACCCGATCGCGTCTGCCGCGCGGCAGTCAATGGATGCGGCTCGCCGTGGTGGCCGGCGGCGTGGTCGCGGGCTTCCCGCTGCTCACCTCCTACGCGCTCACGGTGGCACCGGCGAGCCACGGCGCCGTCGTGATCGCGCTGCTGCCGGCCGCGACCGCTGTGGCCGCCGTTCTGCGCGCCGGCGAGCGCCCCGGACGGACGTTCTGGGTTCTCACTGCCGCCGGTGCCGTCGCGGCGACGGTGTTCGCGGTCATCGGCGGCGGATGGGGCGGCTTCCACTGGTCGGACCTGCTGCTGCTCGGGGCCGTCGCCGCCGCCGCGATCGGATACGCGGAAGGAGCGCTGCTGGCGCGCGAGCTCGGCTCGTGGCAGACGATCTCGTGGGCCCTCGTCGTCGCCGCCCCCGTGATGGCCGCGTTGACGGCGGTCTCGGCCGTCGCCGAGCCGCCGACGGCGACGCCGGGCCAGTGGGCGGCGTTCGGCTACCTCGCGGTGGTGAGCATGTTCCTCGGCTTCTTCGCCTGGTACCGCGGGCTGGCGATCGGGCCCATCACGCGCGTCAGCCAGCTGCAACTGGTGCAGCCGGTGCTCTCGATCGTGTGGGCGGCCCTGATCCTCGGCGAACCGTTGACCTGGGCGACCGTGCTCGGCGGAGCAGCGGTCATCCTGTGCGCGGCCGGCGCCGTGCGTAGCCGTGCGCGCTGA
- a CDS encoding helix-turn-helix transcriptional regulator, with the protein MDRDYAKPLDVEALARSIPMSAGHFSRQFRRLFGESPYQYLMTRRIERSMTLLRRGDLSVTEICFAVGFSSLGTFSTRFTELVGVPPSVYRTLDPPFREGMLPCIAKHLTRPVRNREA; encoded by the coding sequence ATGGACCGCGACTACGCGAAGCCGCTCGACGTCGAAGCGCTGGCACGCAGCATCCCGATGTCGGCCGGTCACTTCAGCCGGCAGTTCCGTCGCCTGTTCGGCGAGTCTCCCTACCAGTACCTGATGACGCGGCGCATCGAGAGGTCGATGACGCTGCTCCGCCGCGGCGATCTGAGTGTGACCGAGATCTGCTTCGCGGTCGGCTTCTCATCGCTGGGCACATTCAGCACGCGCTTCACCGAGCTCGTCGGCGTGCCTCCCAGCGTGTACCGCACGCTGGATCCGCCGTTTCGCGAGGGGATGCTGCCCTGCATCGCCAAGCACCTCACACGTCCGGTCAGGAATCGAGAAGCGTGA
- a CDS encoding VOC family protein, which produces MDITIHSSFLPHTDPEASLAFYRDVLEFEVRLDVGYEQMRWITVGPAGQPSTAIVLHPASVGRDLSDEEQEFLLALIAKGSYFGVNLATDDLDAVFARVEASGADIVQEPIEQDYGLRDAAFRDPAGNLIRIQQNKEQQA; this is translated from the coding sequence ATGGACATCACGATTCACTCCAGCTTCCTTCCGCACACCGATCCTGAGGCGTCGCTCGCCTTCTACCGCGACGTGCTCGAGTTCGAGGTGCGACTCGACGTCGGATACGAGCAGATGCGCTGGATCACGGTCGGACCCGCCGGCCAGCCCTCGACCGCCATCGTGCTGCACCCGGCGAGCGTCGGGCGCGATCTGTCGGACGAGGAGCAGGAGTTCCTGCTCGCGCTGATCGCCAAGGGCAGCTACTTCGGCGTGAACCTCGCCACCGACGATCTCGACGCGGTCTTCGCACGCGTCGAGGCCTCGGGGGCCGATATCGTGCAGGAACCCATCGAGCAGGACTACGGGCTGCGGGATGCGGCGTTCCGCGATCCCGCGGGCAACCTCATCCGCATCCAGCAGAACAAGGAGCAGCAGGCATGA
- a CDS encoding VIT family protein gives MSESAEYGVHPDEPHRQGLSQRLNWLRAGVLGANDGIVSTAAVVVGVAGATSDVAPVFLAGTAALVGGAISMALGEYVSVSSQRDSERALIAKETRELREQPEEEFEELIGLYRAQGLSEETATRVAKELTAKDALKAHLSAELNIDADDVVSPWHAALASAIAFFVGALLPMATILLAPHPLRIALTFVAVLIALAITGYVAAWIGGANRPRAIARTVIGGALALVATYAVGSLFGTTVG, from the coding sequence GTGAGCGAATCCGCCGAGTACGGGGTCCACCCCGACGAGCCGCACCGTCAAGGCCTGTCGCAGCGCCTGAACTGGTTGCGCGCGGGTGTGCTGGGCGCCAACGACGGGATCGTCTCGACCGCCGCCGTCGTGGTCGGCGTCGCCGGGGCGACCTCCGACGTCGCCCCCGTCTTCCTCGCGGGCACGGCTGCTCTCGTCGGCGGCGCCATCTCGATGGCACTCGGCGAGTACGTGTCGGTGTCGAGCCAGCGCGACTCCGAGCGCGCGCTCATCGCGAAGGAGACGCGCGAACTGCGAGAGCAGCCCGAGGAGGAGTTCGAGGAGCTCATCGGGCTGTACCGGGCGCAGGGGCTCAGCGAAGAGACCGCGACCCGGGTTGCCAAGGAGCTCACGGCGAAGGATGCGTTGAAGGCGCATCTCTCGGCCGAACTCAACATCGACGCCGACGACGTGGTGAGCCCATGGCACGCGGCGCTCGCTTCCGCCATCGCGTTCTTCGTCGGGGCACTGCTGCCGATGGCCACGATCCTGCTGGCACCGCATCCGCTGCGCATCGCCCTGACCTTCGTCGCGGTGCTCATCGCGCTCGCGATCACCGGCTACGTCGCGGCGTGGATCGGCGGCGCAAACCGGCCCCGCGCGATCGCGCGGACGGTGATCGGCGGGGCACTCGCGCTCGTGGCGACCTACGCGGTGGGCAGCCTCTTCGGCACCACGGTCGGCTGA
- a CDS encoding acyltransferase, with translation MVITLTAPRTAIAPAAGRDTGIDLARAICVVIVVLLHAVMVGVTVTPAGPVFANAAEGTAWFAPLTWVAQIMPLFFVIGGYAGALAYRRMRRTGGTAGAFVAARVHRLLVPALLTFAVVAVALAALLAAGVDGELVRIAGFRYGQPLWFLAVFLLCQALLPALLAAHDRAPWLTIALLVAAAGAVDVMRAVTGIDAIGMLNLAFVWLALQQLGFVMADGTIDALRRRTRVVIGVAAVAVLAASMIGGVFSADLYENLNPPTTALLLVGIAQTALLSLLRAPLAAASRRPAVAAFTGFVTARTMTIYLWHMPVLLTMAGASALVALTTGVELPEPSSPTWWLTRLPWFVVALSLTAVVAWALAGLERRRMPRPTASVARISHAVLLGLAAIVLLLAAGTSVLTAVVAIALGLSALARIRAQGSALTAG, from the coding sequence ATGGTCATCACGCTCACCGCACCGCGGACCGCGATCGCACCCGCTGCGGGCCGCGACACCGGGATCGATCTCGCACGCGCGATCTGCGTCGTCATCGTCGTTCTCCTCCACGCCGTCATGGTCGGCGTCACCGTCACCCCCGCGGGTCCTGTGTTCGCGAACGCCGCCGAGGGCACCGCCTGGTTCGCCCCGCTGACCTGGGTGGCGCAGATCATGCCGCTGTTCTTCGTCATCGGCGGCTACGCGGGCGCGCTCGCGTATCGACGGATGCGCCGCACCGGTGGCACGGCGGGGGCCTTCGTGGCGGCGCGCGTGCACCGGCTGCTGGTGCCGGCCCTGCTCACCTTCGCCGTCGTCGCCGTCGCGCTCGCCGCCCTCCTGGCCGCCGGCGTCGACGGCGAGCTCGTGCGGATCGCGGGCTTCCGTTACGGGCAGCCGTTGTGGTTCCTCGCCGTGTTCCTGCTGTGCCAGGCGCTGCTTCCCGCGCTGCTCGCTGCCCACGACCGTGCGCCGTGGCTGACGATCGCGCTGCTGGTCGCCGCCGCCGGCGCCGTCGATGTGATGCGCGCGGTCACCGGCATCGATGCCATCGGCATGCTCAACCTCGCGTTCGTCTGGCTGGCGCTGCAGCAGCTCGGCTTCGTCATGGCCGACGGCACGATCGACGCGCTGCGCCGACGCACGCGCGTCGTCATCGGCGTCGCGGCGGTCGCCGTGCTGGCGGCGAGCATGATCGGAGGCGTCTTCTCGGCCGATCTCTACGAGAACCTCAACCCGCCCACGACGGCGCTGCTGCTCGTGGGGATCGCGCAGACCGCGCTGCTCTCGCTGCTGCGCGCACCGCTCGCCGCGGCGAGTCGTCGTCCGGCGGTGGCGGCGTTCACCGGGTTCGTGACGGCCCGCACCATGACCATCTACCTGTGGCACATGCCGGTGCTGCTCACGATGGCGGGGGCCTCGGCGCTCGTCGCCCTCACCACCGGTGTCGAGCTGCCCGAGCCCTCGAGTCCGACGTGGTGGCTCACCCGCCTGCCGTGGTTCGTCGTCGCCCTGTCGCTGACGGCAGTGGTGGCGTGGGCGCTGGCGGGTCTCGAGCGACGCCGGATGCCGCGGCCCACCGCATCCGTCGCGCGCATCTCCCATGCCGTGCTGCTCGGACTCGCGGCGATCGTGCTGCTCCTGGCTGCGGGTACCAGCGTGCTGACCGCCGTCGTGGCGATCGCCCTCGGACTCAGCGCCCTCGCCCGCATCCGCGCCCAAGGGTCGGCGCTGACGGCGGGCTGA
- a CDS encoding response regulator transcription factor, with protein sequence MSITVLIADDQAMVRAGFAALLDAQDGIRIVGQAADGQEAVALAARLDPDVILMDVRMPQLDGIAATRRILGPAYPAAHVPRILMLTTFDIDDYVYDALQAGASGFLLKDALPEELVQAVRVVAAGDALLSPRVTRRLISQFATQKPREPRGGAQLAELTDREREVLVLLAKGMSNTEIASELFIAEQTVKTHVGKLLAKIGARDRVQAVIFAYDAGLAEPAS encoded by the coding sequence ATGAGCATCACCGTGCTGATCGCCGACGACCAGGCGATGGTGCGCGCAGGCTTCGCCGCGCTCCTGGACGCGCAGGACGGAATCCGCATCGTGGGACAGGCCGCCGACGGGCAGGAGGCGGTCGCGCTCGCGGCGCGGCTCGATCCCGACGTCATCCTCATGGATGTGCGGATGCCGCAGCTCGACGGCATCGCGGCGACCCGCCGCATCCTCGGGCCCGCGTACCCCGCCGCACACGTGCCGCGCATCCTCATGCTGACCACGTTCGACATCGACGACTACGTGTACGACGCGCTCCAGGCGGGAGCGAGCGGCTTCCTGCTCAAGGATGCGCTTCCCGAGGAGCTCGTGCAGGCCGTCCGGGTCGTCGCCGCCGGGGACGCCCTGCTCTCGCCCCGCGTCACACGACGTCTCATCTCGCAGTTCGCCACGCAGAAGCCGCGCGAGCCGCGAGGCGGAGCGCAGCTGGCGGAGCTCACCGACCGGGAGCGCGAGGTGCTGGTGCTGCTCGCCAAGGGCATGTCGAACACCGAGATCGCGAGCGAGCTCTTCATCGCGGAGCAGACCGTGAAGACGCATGTCGGCAAGCTGCTCGCCAAGATCGGCGCACGCGATCGCGTGCAGGCCGTGATCTTCGCCTACGACGCGGGCCTCGCCGAGCCCGCATCCTGA
- a CDS encoding sensor histidine kinase, translating into MTEIPRSAPRSRAQILGLVALAVTGVALFSVLVPLHAVFYGTPLALAMLLGAGVCAAPWISLTRPRTAIVVFGVTAFVLPLVVSVPHDGAWPWPWSVPAMIAFVVFVLVITTLHGWRLGRWPWAVGNLGSLVAPLIITDAAPAATANLIVTASISTAVLLIGVLLAGRIRLNEQLTRERELTASEQSRRMLVEERTRIARELHDVLAHSMSVIQVQASTARYRLAGLSDETVQEFDDIAASARASLGEMRRLLGVLRTEEQTPELAPQQGMADIPDLVDSVRRAGVQVGLSLAVMATPPPAGVQIAAYRIVQEALSNAVRHAPGAAVEVRVEARDGHVTIRVHNTTSPEQAVDASGAGHGLRGIRERVALLGGTVTVGTDPAGGWTVAATLPTTGEESP; encoded by the coding sequence ATGACCGAGATCCCGCGCTCCGCCCCGCGCTCGCGCGCGCAGATCCTCGGGCTCGTCGCGCTCGCCGTCACGGGCGTCGCTCTCTTCAGCGTCCTCGTGCCGCTGCACGCCGTCTTCTACGGCACCCCCCTGGCGCTTGCGATGCTCCTCGGCGCGGGCGTGTGCGCGGCGCCGTGGATCTCCCTCACGCGCCCACGCACCGCCATCGTGGTCTTCGGCGTGACGGCCTTCGTGCTCCCCCTGGTCGTGAGCGTTCCGCACGACGGCGCGTGGCCCTGGCCGTGGTCGGTGCCCGCGATGATCGCCTTCGTCGTCTTCGTGCTGGTGATCACGACGCTGCACGGCTGGCGACTCGGCCGCTGGCCGTGGGCCGTCGGCAACCTCGGTTCGCTCGTCGCGCCGCTGATCATCACGGATGCGGCGCCCGCCGCCACCGCGAACCTGATCGTGACCGCGTCGATCTCCACCGCGGTGCTGCTCATCGGAGTGCTCCTGGCGGGCCGCATCCGGTTGAACGAGCAGCTCACCCGCGAGCGCGAGCTCACCGCATCCGAACAGTCCCGGCGCATGCTCGTCGAGGAGCGCACGCGCATCGCCCGTGAACTGCACGACGTTCTCGCCCACAGCATGTCGGTCATCCAGGTGCAGGCTTCCACCGCCCGTTACCGTCTCGCCGGCCTCTCCGACGAAACGGTGCAGGAGTTCGACGACATCGCCGCGTCGGCGCGTGCGTCGTTGGGGGAGATGCGCCGGCTGCTGGGTGTGCTGCGCACCGAGGAGCAGACGCCGGAGCTCGCGCCCCAGCAGGGAATGGCGGACATCCCCGACCTGGTGGACAGCGTCCGTCGCGCGGGCGTGCAGGTGGGCCTGTCGCTGGCCGTCATGGCCACCCCACCCCCCGCGGGTGTGCAGATCGCCGCGTATCGCATCGTCCAGGAGGCGCTGAGCAACGCGGTGCGCCATGCTCCCGGTGCGGCCGTCGAGGTCAGGGTCGAGGCGCGCGACGGGCACGTCACGATCCGCGTGCACAACACCACGTCTCCCGAGCAGGCGGTCGACGCCTCCGGAGCGGGTCACGGACTCCGCGGCATCCGCGAACGCGTCGCCCTGCTGGGCGGAACGGTCACCGTCGGCACCGATCCCGCGGGAGGATGGACGGTGGCAGCGACACTGCCCACCACCGGCGAGGAGTCCCCATGA
- a CDS encoding DedA family protein encodes MDVVTDLILQAAASPWLLPVMFAAAVIDGFFPPMPSETVLVAAAAVAATTGDLPILVALCLVAALGAAIGDNIAYAIGGRVGTTRYGWMRRPRVAGAFERARGTLTTRGAPLILGARYIPVGRVAVNMSAGALGYPWHRFAPLSVVAGVSWALYSVVIGTLAGQWLGDQPVLSAVIGVALALGVGIAIDRIAAVRRRVRDIPETTEREPASATLGA; translated from the coding sequence GTGGACGTCGTCACCGATCTCATCCTCCAAGCCGCCGCCTCGCCGTGGCTGCTGCCGGTCATGTTCGCCGCGGCCGTGATCGACGGGTTCTTCCCGCCGATGCCCAGCGAGACCGTGCTCGTGGCCGCGGCCGCCGTGGCCGCCACCACCGGAGACCTGCCCATCCTCGTCGCCCTGTGTCTCGTGGCCGCGCTCGGTGCCGCCATCGGCGACAACATCGCCTACGCGATCGGTGGCAGGGTCGGCACGACCCGGTACGGCTGGATGCGGCGGCCCCGCGTCGCGGGAGCCTTCGAGCGCGCCCGCGGGACGCTGACTACGCGCGGTGCTCCCCTCATCCTGGGCGCCCGCTACATCCCGGTCGGTCGGGTCGCCGTGAACATGTCTGCCGGAGCGTTGGGGTACCCGTGGCATCGGTTCGCTCCGCTGAGCGTCGTCGCCGGCGTCAGCTGGGCGCTCTACAGCGTCGTCATCGGAACCCTCGCGGGTCAGTGGCTCGGCGACCAGCCGGTGCTGAGCGCCGTGATCGGCGTCGCCCTCGCCCTCGGGGTGGGCATCGCCATCGACCGCATCGCCGCGGTGCGTCGCCGCGTCCGCGACATCCCCGAGACGACGGAGCGCGAGCCGGCGTCGGCCACACTGGGAGCATGA